From one Rhopalosiphum padi isolate XX-2018 chromosome 2, ASM2088224v1, whole genome shotgun sequence genomic stretch:
- the LOC132922890 gene encoding pro-resilin-like, with translation MMFVKEGLFCIILFTWIFQIQGRPQGDSMIKASEKPEPYEYQYKVEDKPSGNYYGQNEVGKETGRIEGSYFVYLPDGRLMTVTYYVDGESGFVPKITFQDNASPFGNSESNSIQRR, from the exons atgATGTTTGTAAAAGAAGGGTTATTCTGTATTATTCTATTCACATGGATATTCCAAATCCAAGGTCGCCCACAAGGGGACTCCATGATTAAAGCCTCAGAAAAACCAGAACCA tacGAATACCAATACAAAGTGGAAGATAAACCAAGTGGAAATTACTATGGACAAAACGAAGTTGGCAAAGAGACAGGTCGCATAGAAGGATCGTACTTTGTATATCTTCCGGATGGTAGACTCATGACGGTCACGTACTACGTTGATGGAGAAAGTGGTTTTGTACCAAAAATTACCTTCCAAGATAATGCTAGCCCATTTGGAAATAGTGAATCAAATTCTATTCAGAGaagataa